One Acinetobacter colistiniresistens DNA segment encodes these proteins:
- a CDS encoding PA3496 family putative envelope integrity protein → MSSTDFELDDDNYGEDDVSFDESSGKISAKESLEKRRLIDELLAQRRLERELKDFDYDFDDDDLDDED, encoded by the coding sequence GTGTCTTCTACAGATTTTGAATTAGATGATGATAACTACGGTGAAGATGATGTTAGTTTTGATGAGTCATCGGGTAAAATCAGCGCCAAAGAATCATTAGAAAAACGTCGTTTGATTGATGAGTTGTTAGCGCAACGTCGCTTAGAACGAGAATTAAAAGATTTTGATTATGATTTCGACGATGATGATCTTGATGACGAAGACTAA
- a CDS encoding LysE family translocator, with amino-acid sequence MNEIIAVGLVTLLAVISPGADFALVTRNSYLYGRHLGMCTAYGIAMGVWVHISYSLIGLSFLQQYIPSLIQLIQYIGAGYLIYIGYKTFTLPPILFDENNCDITRWQAIRHGFLTNSLNPKTTLFVMSIYSQVMTSGNNLHTLIGYGVFISGSHLVWFCLVALFCSTPLIRNRILAQQVSINRVIGCILSALGIGLFFTHF; translated from the coding sequence GTGAATGAAATCATTGCTGTGGGTTTGGTTACCCTGCTTGCAGTTATTAGTCCAGGTGCAGACTTTGCCCTTGTCACCCGAAACAGTTATCTCTATGGCCGCCATTTAGGCATGTGTACCGCCTACGGTATTGCAATGGGTGTCTGGGTACATATCAGTTATAGCTTGATTGGACTGAGCTTTTTACAACAATACATCCCCAGTTTAATTCAACTGATTCAATATATCGGTGCAGGCTATTTGATCTATATTGGTTATAAAACCTTTACACTCCCCCCCATTCTGTTTGACGAAAACAACTGTGATATCACGCGCTGGCAGGCCATCAGACATGGTTTCCTCACCAACAGCCTCAACCCCAAAACCACACTGTTTGTCATGAGCATTTATTCACAGGTGATGACCAGTGGCAACAACCTGCACACATTAATCGGATATGGTGTTTTTATCTCTGGCAGTCATTTGGTTTGGTTTTGCTTGGTTGCATTGTTTTGTTCCACACCGCTTATTCGCAACAGAATTCTCGCCCAACAAGTCAGTATTAATCGAGTCATTGGCTGCATCCTCAGTGCTTTAGGCATAGGTCTTTTTTTCACTCATTTTTAA
- a CDS encoding YecA/YgfB family protein: MSTLDLDLLSNYLDGDQNEYGLDFAATHGFLCAIAVGPKFDRWLDELFESNQNKLPAEVLEQVKLWLESIRQDLANENGIEFPFEIEEADVESSLGDWSVGFVDAMFLNEEAWFAPEFEEQLIDLTLPIMVFSGIDEEDPQMESFRRNGQLMDELAEEIPENLNELYLMYHTPA; encoded by the coding sequence ATGAGCACGTTAGATTTAGACTTATTAAGTAATTATCTTGACGGTGATCAAAACGAATACGGTCTAGATTTCGCAGCGACTCATGGCTTTTTGTGTGCAATTGCCGTTGGTCCAAAATTTGATCGTTGGTTAGATGAGCTTTTTGAGAGTAATCAAAACAAGCTTCCTGCCGAAGTGCTTGAACAGGTCAAGCTTTGGCTGGAGTCAATTCGTCAGGATTTAGCCAATGAAAATGGAATCGAGTTTCCATTTGAAATCGAAGAAGCAGATGTTGAATCAAGCTTAGGCGATTGGAGTGTTGGTTTTGTTGATGCCATGTTCCTTAATGAGGAAGCGTGGTTTGCGCCTGAATTTGAAGAGCAACTGATCGATTTAACTTTACCGATCATGGTCTTTAGCGGAATTGATGAAGAAGATCCACAAATGGAATCTTTCCGCCGTAATGGCCAGTTGATGGACGAATTGGCAGAAGAAATTCCTGAAAATTTAAATGAACTCTATCTCATGTACCACACGCCAGCGTGA
- a CDS encoding DUF1289 domain-containing protein yields the protein MSNDRRIPSLTPCAGRCSTVFGDLVCRGCRRFNHEVIQWNAYTPEQRLMVWKRLDAQLDQILVPLLPYANLQHVESFIQNKRIRVLDNASNGRKLYHALKICEKNKHLAHDSGLGIADAQVKPIWDEFERRVLALAKASYELAWLRADGISNTLLRALELEEDEI from the coding sequence TTGAGTAATGATCGTCGAATCCCATCATTGACCCCATGTGCTGGGCGTTGTTCAACGGTGTTTGGTGATCTGGTCTGCCGTGGCTGTCGCCGCTTTAATCATGAAGTGATTCAGTGGAATGCCTACACCCCAGAGCAGCGCCTAATGGTATGGAAACGCTTAGATGCACAACTGGATCAAATCCTTGTGCCTTTACTGCCATATGCAAATTTACAGCATGTTGAAAGTTTTATTCAAAATAAGCGTATCCGTGTATTAGATAATGCCAGTAATGGACGTAAGCTTTATCATGCCTTAAAAATTTGTGAAAAAAATAAACACTTGGCTCATGATAGTGGTCTGGGGATTGCTGATGCGCAGGTTAAGCCGATTTGGGATGAGTTTGAGCGCCGTGTGCTGGCTTTGGCAAAGGCAAGCTATGAATTGGCTTGGTTACGTGCCGATGGAATTAGTAATACACTACTGCGTGCACTGGAACTGGAAGAAGATGAGATTTAA
- a CDS encoding LysR family transcriptional regulator has product MIERLSLNSLKFFYYVARYESVTIAAEKLFVTQSAVSKQLKNLEQVLGLVLFVREARKLSLTSEGEVLFECCQQVFQQIDQCLLQLQQHSKVQNNLILSCEPTLAMKWLIPRLAQFKRLYPEFEVSLLTAGGAVDFKQQGIDLALRRDDFVWGEAVYSEKIADEHMLCVNLKKNKESPANIFISASRPKLWQQFKTRYPAQCKGIKQTSLEHFYLCIEACLAGLGATVVSAYHVEREIKYQILDCVSPVYRDGSSYFLLSAGAFEEDVRKLLFRDWLRDEMNKSQQWFDRVNDNKTE; this is encoded by the coding sequence ATGATTGAGCGATTGTCTTTGAATTCACTTAAGTTTTTTTATTATGTGGCGCGTTATGAAAGTGTCACCATTGCTGCAGAAAAGCTATTTGTGACTCAAAGTGCAGTGAGCAAACAACTTAAAAACTTAGAACAAGTTTTGGGTCTGGTGTTATTTGTGCGCGAAGCCCGAAAATTAAGTTTAACATCGGAGGGTGAAGTCCTGTTTGAATGCTGCCAGCAGGTGTTTCAACAGATTGATCAATGCTTATTGCAATTACAGCAGCACAGCAAAGTACAAAACAACCTGATTCTGTCCTGTGAACCTACACTGGCAATGAAATGGTTGATTCCTCGCTTAGCTCAATTTAAGCGGCTTTATCCAGAGTTCGAAGTCAGCCTGTTAACCGCAGGTGGAGCGGTTGATTTTAAACAACAAGGTATTGACTTGGCTTTAAGACGAGATGATTTTGTTTGGGGGGAGGCTGTTTATAGTGAGAAAATTGCAGATGAACATATGCTCTGTGTCAATTTGAAAAAGAATAAAGAGTCACCTGCGAATATCTTTATTTCAGCATCACGTCCTAAATTGTGGCAGCAGTTTAAAACACGTTACCCAGCGCAATGCAAAGGGATTAAACAAACGTCATTGGAGCATTTTTATTTATGTATTGAGGCCTGTTTGGCTGGGTTAGGGGCGACAGTTGTATCTGCATATCATGTTGAAAGGGAAATAAAATATCAAATATTGGATTGCGTGAGTCCGGTTTATCGAGATGGATCATCATATTTTTTATTATCAGCTGGGGCATTTGAGGAGGATGTGCGTAAATTATTATTTAGAGATTGGCTGAGAGACGAGATGAATAAGAGTCAACAATGGTTTGATCGTGTGAATGATAATAAAACTGAATAA
- the trhO gene encoding oxygen-dependent tRNA uridine(34) hydroxylase TrhO, which produces MNATVEQLAPVEQQATNNWVVAALYQFKEVSDAADLQQRLIDLVKNINLCGTLIVASEGINGTVAGDRAAIDTVHQFLLNEGFNAMEYKESQSSEKPFRKMKIKLKKEIVTLGVEVKPRDLVGHYLDPKEWNELISRDDVILIDTRNDYEYKAGTFKGAVDPKTESFREFPEYVKQNLEQHKDKKIAMFCTGGIRCEKSTSLLLQEGFNEVYHLKGGILKYLEETPAEESMWEGECFVFDGRTAVTHGVEEGENIKCHACGWPLTKVEAELPSYEHGVSCVYCIDKTSDKQKAGFRMRQSQIAAAKRKRL; this is translated from the coding sequence ATGAACGCTACTGTAGAACAGCTTGCACCTGTAGAACAGCAAGCGACCAATAATTGGGTTGTTGCGGCACTATATCAATTTAAAGAAGTTTCAGATGCAGCGGATCTGCAACAACGTCTTATCGACTTAGTGAAAAACATCAATTTATGTGGAACTCTGATTGTAGCGTCTGAAGGCATTAACGGTACCGTTGCTGGCGACCGCGCAGCCATTGATACTGTACATCAATTCCTTCTGAACGAAGGTTTTAACGCAATGGAATATAAAGAGTCTCAGAGTTCTGAAAAACCATTCCGTAAAATGAAAATCAAACTCAAAAAAGAAATTGTAACGTTAGGGGTAGAAGTGAAGCCACGTGATTTGGTTGGCCACTATCTTGACCCGAAAGAATGGAATGAACTGATTAGCCGTGATGACGTGATTCTGATCGACACACGTAATGACTATGAATATAAAGCAGGGACCTTCAAAGGTGCCGTTGATCCGAAAACTGAAAGTTTCCGTGAATTCCCAGAATACGTAAAACAGAACCTTGAACAGCACAAAGACAAAAAAATTGCGATGTTCTGTACGGGTGGTATCCGTTGTGAAAAATCAACCTCACTCCTGCTTCAGGAAGGCTTTAACGAGGTGTATCATCTGAAAGGCGGTATTTTAAAATACCTAGAAGAAACCCCTGCTGAAGAAAGCATGTGGGAAGGTGAATGCTTCGTGTTTGACGGCCGTACTGCGGTGACCCATGGGGTTGAAGAAGGCGAAAACATCAAGTGTCATGCTTGTGGTTGGCCACTGACCAAAGTTGAAGCAGAATTACCAAGCTATGAACATGGCGTGTCTTGTGTTTACTGTATTGATAAAACCTCAGACAAGCAAAAAGCGGGCTTCCGCATGCGTCAGTCACAAATTGCCGCAGCAAAAAGAAAACGCCTGTAA